A window of the Streptomyces sp. Ag109_O5-10 genome harbors these coding sequences:
- the chpH gene encoding chaplin ChpH: MLKKVVAAAAATGGLVLAGAGLAVADSGAQGAAVGSPGVISGNVIQVPVHVPVNVCGNTISVIGLLNPAFGNTCINK; encoded by the coding sequence ATGCTCAAGAAGGTCGTCGCTGCTGCGGCTGCCACTGGTGGTCTGGTTCTCGCGGGTGCGGGCCTGGCCGTCGCCGACTCGGGTGCCCAGGGCGCTGCCGTGGGTTCCCCGGGTGTCATCTCCGGCAACGTGATCCAGGTTCCCGTGCACGTCCCGGTGAACGTCTGCGGCAACACGATCTCCGTGATCGGGCTGCTGAACCCCGCCTTCGGCAACACCTGCATCAACAAGTGA
- a CDS encoding helix-turn-helix transcriptional regulator translates to MSTPTVRRRRLGAKLRELRGELTLDEVAEHSKGVFVSSKLSRMETGKTAPKAADIEALLHLYGELGRDVSDELRAALITLTKEGGRRGWWHSYRGVLTPVYEDLISLEAEAETVSTWQLGMVPGLLQTAEYAREIIRATAMSEAVEARVDALVEVRLARQAVLTRDSDPLALWAIISEQALRSTTEDPALMYEQLGRLLTMGRRPNINIQVLRSDAPLHAGLTGTFSILGFGPHTDLDVVHQEGLTSALYIEERDRVSTHRAAWQRLTSAAESVEASVELITQIRKNE, encoded by the coding sequence GTGAGCACGCCCACGGTGCGCCGACGACGGCTCGGTGCGAAGTTGCGCGAACTGCGCGGCGAACTCACCCTCGACGAGGTCGCCGAGCACTCCAAGGGCGTCTTCGTCTCCTCCAAGCTGTCCCGGATGGAGACGGGCAAGACCGCCCCCAAGGCAGCGGACATCGAGGCGCTGCTCCACCTCTACGGCGAACTCGGCCGCGACGTCAGCGACGAACTGCGCGCGGCCCTGATCACGCTCACCAAGGAGGGCGGCCGGCGCGGCTGGTGGCACTCGTACCGGGGCGTCCTCACCCCGGTGTACGAGGACCTGATCAGCCTGGAGGCGGAGGCCGAGACGGTCTCCACCTGGCAGCTGGGCATGGTCCCCGGACTGCTCCAGACCGCCGAGTACGCCCGCGAGATCATCCGGGCGACCGCCATGTCCGAGGCGGTCGAGGCACGGGTCGACGCGCTCGTCGAGGTACGGCTGGCACGCCAGGCCGTCCTCACCCGGGACAGCGACCCGCTGGCACTCTGGGCGATCATCTCCGAACAGGCCCTGCGCTCCACCACCGAGGATCCCGCCCTGATGTACGAGCAGTTGGGGCGCCTGCTTACGATGGGGCGGCGTCCGAACATCAACATCCAGGTGCTGAGATCGGACGCTCCCCTCCACGCCGGGCTCACCGGCACCTTCAGCATCCTGGGCTTCGGTCCGCACACGGACCTGGACGTCGTCCACCAGGAAGGGCTGACCTCCGCCCTGTACATCGAGGAACGTGATCGGGTCTCCACGCACCGGGCCGCGTGGCAACGCCTCACGTCTGCCGCCGAGTCCGTCGAGGCGTCGGTGGAGCTGATCACCCAGATAAGGAAGAACGAATAG
- a CDS encoding ATP-binding protein, giving the protein MIERQRSTTTDPRPLQVAPPPVLLLASEPQSAKAARLFVSDFIAHHTPDASRDHIDAVALVTCELVTNSLRYETDPDDPVRLVIDSDGSRTRVEVHDPLGRHPRLRPISVERDRGRGLLILDALCSGRWGVGNLPWGKSIWAEVSAA; this is encoded by the coding sequence ATGATCGAACGCCAGCGGAGCACCACGACCGACCCCCGCCCCCTGCAAGTCGCCCCGCCGCCGGTCCTGTTACTGGCCAGCGAGCCTCAGTCGGCCAAAGCCGCCCGGCTGTTCGTGAGCGACTTCATCGCGCACCACACCCCCGACGCCTCCCGCGACCACATCGACGCGGTCGCCCTGGTCACCTGCGAGCTGGTCACCAACTCCCTGCGCTACGAGACCGACCCGGACGACCCGGTCCGTCTCGTCATCGACTCCGACGGCTCCCGGACCCGGGTCGAGGTGCACGACCCGCTGGGCCGCCATCCCCGGCTGCGCCCCATCTCGGTCGAACGCGACCGCGGGCGCGGTCTGCTGATCCTCGACGCGCTCTGCTCGGGCCGCTGGGGCGTGGGCAACCTGCCCTGGGGCAAGTCCATCTGGGCCGAGGTGAGCGCCGCGTGA
- a CDS encoding Pls/PosA family non-ribosomal peptide synthetase, whose translation MAAIDESSALGLLDEEIREEFGDTARFSAGAAGSPRTLVDVFDATVRAYPDEPALDDGTARLTYRELATEVARLRRRLTEAGIGLGDRVGVRVPSGTNDLYIAVLGVLAAGAAYVPVDAEDPDERAALVFGEAEVAAVLGEGLHIDVRRTARQPSGRPGAEHDAWIIFTSGSTGRPKGVAVTHRSAAAFVDAEAALFLAEEPIGPGDRVMAGLSVAFDASCEEMWLAWRYGACLVPVPRSQVRSGADLGPWLVEQEITVVSTVPTLAALWEPETLNDVRLLIFGGEACPPELAQRLVTEGREVWNTYGPTEATVVACAALMTGEEPIRIGLPLNGWELAVVDEAGVPVAMGESGQLVIGGVGLARYLDAGKDAEKYAPLESLGWERAYRSGDLVRADAEGLVFLGRADEQIKLGGRRIELGEVDAALQALPGVAGAAAAVRTARSGNQLLVGYVVTQDGWDHAAAVEKLRAELPAALVPLLAPVAELPTRTSGKVDRNALPWPLEGLETGGPAEQLYGTEAWLAEQWTEVLGIPVSSAADDFFTIGGGSLSAAQLTTRLRTRYPSAAVLDIYQQPVLRKLARRLEESVQDDGAERTIAPVPRSAQCVQLLLLLPLFTLLGLRWTVVLAALGNVLGGYGRLPTAPWWLVGLGALALFTPPGRIVIAAGGARLLLRGVKPGTYPRGGAVHLRLWTAERLAEFAGATALTGSWLERYARALGAKIGPEVDLHSLPPVTGLLRVGRGAAVESEVDLSGSWLDGDRLVIGQVRIGAHAVVGTRSMLFPGARVGKRAEVAPGSAVTGQIPTGQRWAGAPAVKLGKAKRNWPKHRPQRGTYWRVMYGLTGLGLSALPVLSGAAALLVAGCFVASGDGLAAALRGAAVALVPATLAFGLAYALLILVSVRLLSLGLRTGTYPTHSRTGWQAWTVSQLMDRSRETLFPLYAGLVTPVWLRLLGMRIGRGAEVSTVLALPSLTTVGEGAFLADDTLTAPYELGGGYVRIGRAEIGRRAFLGNSGMTAPGRSVPDGGLVGVLSATPKKAKKGTSYLGLPPVKLPRSAADGDQARTYEPPARLLWARALVEACRIVPVLCSVALAGLTVAALCALGAWAPLLSGLVLLGAGAVAGVVAVLAKWALVGRHRSGEHPLWSSFVWRNELADTFVEVLAVPWLAGSVPGTPVLTAWLRGLGARIGRGVWVESYWLPETDLVTLEDAATVNRGCVLQTHLFHDRILRTDTVVLREGATLGPGGIVLPGSTVGARTTLGPASLVMAAESVPDDTRWLGNPIEAWRP comes from the coding sequence ATGGCAGCGATTGACGAGAGCAGTGCTCTCGGCCTGCTCGACGAAGAGATCCGCGAGGAGTTCGGGGACACGGCACGGTTCTCGGCCGGGGCGGCGGGATCGCCGCGCACGCTCGTGGACGTGTTCGACGCAACGGTACGGGCGTATCCCGACGAGCCCGCGCTGGACGACGGCACCGCCCGGCTCACCTACCGCGAACTGGCCACGGAGGTGGCGCGGCTGCGGCGGCGGCTCACGGAGGCCGGGATCGGGCTCGGGGACCGCGTGGGCGTGCGGGTGCCGTCCGGAACCAACGATCTGTACATCGCCGTTCTCGGCGTGCTCGCGGCCGGCGCCGCCTACGTCCCGGTCGACGCCGAGGACCCGGACGAGCGGGCCGCCCTGGTGTTCGGTGAGGCGGAGGTGGCGGCCGTCCTCGGCGAGGGGCTGCACATCGACGTACGCCGTACGGCCCGGCAGCCCTCCGGGCGTCCCGGCGCCGAGCACGACGCCTGGATCATCTTCACCTCCGGTTCCACCGGCAGGCCCAAGGGCGTCGCCGTCACCCACCGCAGCGCGGCCGCCTTCGTGGACGCCGAGGCCGCGCTGTTCCTGGCCGAGGAGCCGATCGGGCCCGGCGACCGGGTCATGGCCGGCCTCTCGGTGGCCTTCGACGCCTCCTGCGAGGAGATGTGGCTCGCCTGGCGCTACGGCGCCTGCCTGGTGCCCGTGCCCCGCTCCCAGGTGCGCAGCGGCGCCGACCTCGGCCCCTGGCTGGTCGAGCAGGAGATCACCGTCGTCTCGACCGTGCCCACCCTGGCCGCGCTCTGGGAGCCCGAGACCCTCAACGACGTCCGCCTCCTCATCTTCGGCGGCGAGGCCTGCCCGCCCGAGCTGGCCCAGCGCCTGGTCACCGAGGGCCGCGAGGTCTGGAACACCTACGGCCCCACCGAGGCCACCGTCGTCGCCTGCGCGGCCCTGATGACCGGCGAGGAGCCGATCCGCATCGGGCTGCCGCTGAACGGCTGGGAGCTCGCCGTCGTGGACGAGGCGGGCGTGCCCGTGGCGATGGGCGAGAGCGGTCAGCTGGTGATCGGCGGGGTCGGGCTCGCCCGGTACCTCGACGCCGGGAAGGACGCCGAGAAGTACGCCCCGCTGGAGTCGCTGGGCTGGGAGCGGGCGTACCGCAGCGGTGACCTGGTGCGCGCCGACGCCGAGGGGCTGGTCTTCCTCGGGCGCGCCGACGAGCAGATCAAGCTCGGCGGGCGCCGGATCGAGCTGGGCGAGGTCGACGCGGCCCTGCAGGCGCTCCCCGGCGTCGCGGGCGCGGCGGCGGCCGTACGGACCGCGCGCAGCGGCAACCAGCTCCTGGTCGGCTATGTCGTCACGCAGGACGGCTGGGACCACGCGGCGGCCGTCGAGAAGCTGCGCGCCGAGCTGCCCGCGGCCCTGGTGCCGCTCCTCGCGCCGGTCGCCGAGCTGCCCACCCGCACCTCCGGCAAGGTCGACCGCAACGCCCTCCCGTGGCCCCTGGAGGGCCTGGAGACCGGCGGTCCGGCCGAGCAGCTGTACGGCACCGAGGCCTGGCTCGCGGAGCAGTGGACCGAGGTCCTCGGCATCCCGGTGAGCAGCGCCGCCGACGACTTCTTCACGATCGGCGGTGGCAGCCTGTCCGCCGCCCAGCTCACCACCCGGCTGCGCACCCGCTACCCGAGCGCGGCCGTCCTCGACATCTACCAGCAGCCCGTGCTGCGCAAGCTGGCCCGTCGCCTCGAGGAGTCCGTGCAGGACGACGGTGCGGAGCGCACCATCGCGCCCGTGCCGCGCAGTGCCCAGTGCGTGCAGCTGCTGCTCCTGCTCCCCCTGTTCACCCTTCTCGGGCTGCGCTGGACGGTGGTCCTCGCCGCGCTCGGCAACGTGCTGGGCGGCTACGGCCGGCTGCCCACGGCACCCTGGTGGCTGGTCGGCCTCGGGGCCCTCGCCCTGTTCACCCCGCCCGGCCGGATCGTGATCGCGGCGGGTGGCGCGCGGCTGCTGCTGCGGGGCGTGAAGCCCGGCACGTATCCGCGCGGCGGCGCCGTCCACCTGCGGCTGTGGACGGCGGAGCGGCTGGCCGAGTTCGCCGGGGCGACCGCGCTGACCGGCTCCTGGCTGGAGCGGTACGCGCGGGCGCTCGGCGCCAAGATCGGCCCCGAGGTGGACCTGCACTCGCTGCCGCCGGTCACCGGTCTGCTCAGGGTCGGCCGGGGCGCGGCCGTGGAGTCCGAGGTGGACCTGTCCGGCTCCTGGCTGGACGGCGACCGGCTGGTGATCGGCCAGGTCCGGATCGGCGCCCACGCCGTCGTCGGGACCCGCAGCATGCTCTTCCCTGGCGCCCGCGTCGGCAAGCGCGCCGAGGTGGCCCCGGGCTCGGCGGTCACCGGGCAGATCCCGACCGGCCAGCGCTGGGCCGGCGCCCCCGCCGTCAAGCTGGGCAAGGCCAAGCGGAACTGGCCCAAGCACCGGCCGCAGCGCGGCACCTACTGGCGGGTGATGTACGGCCTGACCGGGCTCGGGCTCAGCGCGCTCCCGGTGCTGTCCGGTGCCGCGGCGCTGCTGGTCGCCGGGTGTTTCGTGGCCTCCGGCGACGGCCTGGCCGCGGCCCTGCGGGGCGCGGCGGTCGCGCTGGTCCCGGCCACCCTGGCCTTCGGGCTGGCGTACGCCCTGCTGATCCTGGTCTCCGTACGGCTGCTGAGCCTGGGGCTGCGCACCGGCACCTACCCGACGCACAGCCGGACCGGCTGGCAGGCGTGGACGGTGTCCCAGCTGATGGACCGCTCCCGCGAGACGCTGTTCCCGCTGTACGCCGGGCTGGTCACGCCGGTGTGGCTGCGGCTGCTCGGGATGCGGATCGGGCGCGGGGCCGAGGTGTCGACCGTGCTCGCGCTGCCGAGCCTGACGACGGTCGGCGAGGGCGCGTTCCTGGCCGACGACACGCTGACCGCGCCGTACGAGCTCGGCGGCGGGTACGTGCGGATCGGGCGTGCGGAGATCGGGCGGCGGGCGTTCCTCGGGAACTCCGGGATGACCGCGCCGGGCCGGAGTGTGCCGGACGGCGGTCTGGTGGGGGTGCTGTCGGCGACGCCGAAGAAGGCCAAGAAGGGCACGTCGTACCTGGGGCTGCCGCCGGTGAAGCTGCCGCGCAGCGCGGCCGACGGCGACCAGGCCCGGACCTACGAACCGCCCGCCCGGCTGCTGTGGGCGCGGGCACTGGTGGAGGCGTGCCGGATCGTGCCGGTGCTGTGCTCGGTGGCGCTGGCGGGGCTGACGGTGGCCGCGCTGTGCGCGCTGGGTGCCTGGGCACCGCTCCTCTCGGGGCTGGTGCTGCTCGGCGCCGGCGCGGTCGCGGGCGTGGTCGCGGTGCTTGCCAAGTGGGCTCTGGTCGGGCGGCACCGCAGCGGGGAGCACCCGCTGTGGAGCTCGTTCGTGTGGCGCAACGAGCTGGCGGACACGTTCGTCGAGGTGCTGGCGGTGCCGTGGCTGGCCGGCTCGGTGCCGGGTACGCCGGTGCTGACGGCCTGGCTGCGCGGCCTCGGCGCGCGCATCGGCAGGGGTGTCTGGGTGGAGAGCTACTGGCTGCCGGAGACGGATCTGGTCACACTGGAGGACGCGGCCACCGTGAACCGCGGCTGTGTCCTGCAGACTCACCTCTTCCACGACCGGATCTTGCGGACGGATACTGTGGTTCTCCGTGAGGGCGCCACCCTGGGCCCTGGCGGGATCGTGCTGCCCGGCAGCACGGTCGGGGCCCGCACCACCCTGGGCCCCGCGTCGCTCGTCATGGCGGCGGAGTCGGTCCCCGACGACACCCGCTGGCTCGGCAACCCGATCGAGGCATGGCGTCCCTGA
- a CDS encoding M20/M25/M40 family metallo-hydrolase, whose protein sequence is MSETDTARGVTGEDEVVDLCRELIRFDTSNYGDHSGPGERKAAEWVAEKLAEVGLEPKIFESHPGRASTVARIEGADPTRPALLIHGHLDVVPANADDWTHHPFSGEVADGCVWGRGAVDMKDMDAMTLAVVRDRLRSGRKPPRDIVLAFLADEEAGGTWGARHLVDNHPDLFEGVTEAISEVGGFSFTVSEQRRLYLIQTAEKGMHWMKLKVAGTAGHGSMIHRDNAITELSEAVARLGRHRFPVRVTKTTRAFLDELGDALGTELDPEDMESTLARLGGIAKLIGATLGNTANPTQLNAGYKVNVIPGEATAHVDGRFLPGHEEEFLADLDRILGPNVVRSDVHSDKALETSFDGALVEAMQSSLLAEDPTAKAIPYMLSGGTDAKSFDDLGIRGFGFAPLKLPPELDFAGMFHGVDERVPVDGLQFGVRVLDRFIDAS, encoded by the coding sequence GTGAGCGAGACGGACACGGCCAGGGGCGTCACCGGCGAGGACGAGGTCGTGGACCTCTGCCGCGAGCTGATCCGGTTCGACACCAGCAACTACGGCGACCACTCCGGCCCCGGTGAGCGCAAGGCCGCGGAGTGGGTCGCCGAGAAGCTCGCGGAGGTCGGCCTGGAGCCGAAGATCTTCGAGTCCCATCCGGGCCGCGCCTCGACGGTGGCCCGCATCGAGGGCGCGGACCCGACCAGGCCCGCTCTCCTCATCCACGGCCACCTCGACGTCGTACCGGCCAACGCCGACGACTGGACCCACCACCCGTTCTCGGGCGAGGTCGCGGACGGGTGCGTGTGGGGCCGGGGCGCCGTCGACATGAAGGACATGGACGCGATGACCCTGGCGGTCGTGCGGGACCGGCTGCGCAGCGGCCGCAAGCCGCCCCGGGACATCGTGCTGGCGTTCCTCGCCGACGAGGAGGCCGGCGGCACCTGGGGCGCCCGGCACCTGGTCGACAACCACCCGGACCTCTTCGAGGGCGTCACCGAGGCGATCAGCGAGGTCGGCGGCTTCTCCTTCACGGTGAGCGAGCAGCGTCGGCTCTACCTGATCCAGACGGCCGAGAAGGGCATGCACTGGATGAAGCTGAAGGTGGCCGGCACCGCCGGGCACGGCTCGATGATCCACCGCGACAACGCGATCACCGAACTCTCCGAGGCCGTCGCCCGGCTCGGCCGGCACAGGTTCCCGGTCCGGGTCACCAAGACCACCCGGGCCTTCCTCGACGAGCTGGGCGACGCGCTCGGCACCGAGCTGGACCCCGAGGACATGGAGTCGACGCTGGCCCGGCTCGGCGGCATCGCCAAGCTGATCGGCGCGACCCTCGGCAACACCGCCAACCCCACCCAGCTGAACGCCGGCTACAAGGTCAACGTCATCCCCGGCGAGGCCACCGCCCACGTGGACGGCCGCTTCCTGCCCGGTCACGAGGAGGAGTTCCTCGCCGACCTCGACCGGATCCTCGGCCCGAACGTGGTCCGCTCGGACGTGCACTCCGACAAGGCCCTGGAGACCAGCTTCGACGGGGCCCTGGTGGAGGCCATGCAGTCCTCGCTGCTCGCCGAGGACCCGACCGCCAAGGCGATCCCCTACATGCTCTCCGGCGGCACCGACGCCAAGTCCTTCGACGACCTCGGCATCCGCGGCTTCGGCTTCGCGCCGCTCAAGCTGCCGCCGGAGCTGGACTTCGCGGGCATGTTCCACGGCGTGGACGAGCGGGTGCCGGTGGACGGGCTGCAGTTCGGCGTCCGCGTCCTCGACCGCTTCATCGACGCGTCGTGA
- a CDS encoding chaplin, whose protein sequence is MRQGTRKGLMTVAAATGVIAAAGGYAHADSGAVGSATDSPGVLSGNTVQAPVHVPVNVCGNTVNVVGVLNPSMGNKCANPGGRGGASTSYGDSGGYGDHGGHAGHGGSHAGGHTSGSPGVGSGNTVQAPIDVPVNVCGNSVNIIGVGNAALGNECANERGSGHTGHPGHPGHPGNPGHPGGGHPTQPPGHGTPPGHGGDGSNPPGKPGTPGTPGQPGHPGTPGQPGTPGQHPGTPPAHSGNHTVPTGSHGSSHVQPLGGASVSRPVTAAQLAHTGSDVPLGLALPAGAGALLAGAVLYRRARAAA, encoded by the coding sequence ATGCGACAGGGTACCCGCAAGGGCCTTATGACAGTGGCCGCGGCGACCGGTGTGATCGCCGCGGCGGGCGGTTACGCCCACGCCGACTCGGGAGCGGTCGGCTCCGCCACCGACTCACCCGGTGTGCTCTCCGGCAACACGGTGCAGGCGCCGGTACACGTGCCGGTGAACGTCTGCGGCAACACCGTGAACGTCGTCGGCGTCCTCAACCCGTCGATGGGGAACAAGTGCGCCAACCCCGGCGGCCGTGGAGGCGCTTCGACGAGCTACGGCGACTCCGGAGGGTACGGCGATCACGGCGGCCACGCCGGCCACGGGGGCTCGCACGCCGGAGGACACACCTCGGGCTCGCCCGGCGTCGGTTCGGGCAACACCGTGCAGGCGCCGATCGACGTCCCGGTCAACGTCTGCGGCAACAGCGTCAACATCATCGGCGTCGGCAACGCCGCGCTGGGCAACGAGTGCGCCAACGAGAGGGGTTCCGGACACACTGGGCACCCCGGCCACCCCGGCCACCCCGGAAATCCAGGACATCCGGGCGGTGGTCACCCCACGCAGCCGCCCGGCCACGGCACGCCCCCCGGGCACGGGGGAGACGGGAGCAACCCGCCCGGGAAGCCGGGAACCCCCGGAACTCCGGGTCAGCCGGGACACCCCGGGACCCCGGGCCAGCCGGGGACTCCGGGCCAGCACCCGGGTACGCCCCCCGCTCACTCCGGGAACCACACCGTCCCCACCGGTTCCCACGGCTCCAGCCACGTCCAACCGCTGGGCGGCGCCTCGGTGAGCCGGCCGGTCACCGCGGCGCAACTCGCGCACACGGGCAGTGACGTGCCGCTGGGGCTCGCGCTCCCGGCGGGCGCGGGTGCGCTGCTCGCGGGCGCGGTGCTCTACCGCAGGGCGCGCGCCGCGGCGTAG
- a CDS encoding DUF397 domain-containing protein codes for MKHVDDASTLPVTWWKSSASASQSDCVECGIVDEATTAVRDSKRPDGPALLLDRATLRAFTSAVALRDGRIGGLDGLG; via the coding sequence ATGAAGCACGTTGACGACGCGTCGACTCTGCCGGTGACCTGGTGGAAGTCCTCGGCGTCCGCATCACAGTCCGACTGCGTGGAATGCGGGATCGTCGACGAGGCGACGACCGCCGTCCGCGACAGCAAGCGGCCCGACGGGCCCGCGCTCCTGCTGGACCGCGCCACGCTCCGTGCGTTCACCTCCGCCGTGGCCCTCCGTGACGGCCGAATAGGCGGCCTGGACGGCCTCGGCTGA
- a CDS encoding DUF5703 family protein gives MPEYEFVDVYVPRGVSRNEATRLLTDHAEYGHWELDRLSLMRDGSRRVRLRRRIIRQVRATW, from the coding sequence ATGCCGGAATACGAATTTGTCGACGTGTACGTTCCTCGCGGGGTGTCCCGCAACGAGGCGACACGTCTGCTGACGGACCATGCCGAGTACGGACACTGGGAGTTGGACCGACTGAGCCTCATGCGCGACGGCAGCCGCAGGGTGCGGTTGCGCCGGCGGATCATCCGCCAGGTGCGTGCCACATGGTGA